Proteins from one Candidatus Methylomirabilota bacterium genomic window:
- a CDS encoding VanZ family protein: MRPLLRLGPPVVWMGIIALLSSGLFGTDQTGRFILPVLTHLLPWAGPEALQGLHAALRKLAHLVEYGILAVLWLRALPPGRSAGMAALWAVGLSALYAVVDELHQGLAPDRSPSALDVAIDTVGAFLAVALVQGRGPVGTAGLRLVRRGAGLVAVASLTLAALEWSLGLSAWDLVLGGLGAAAGARGLRGLEVRWRESP, encoded by the coding sequence ATGCGTCCCCTGCTCCGCCTCGGGCCGCCCGTCGTCTGGATGGGGATCATCGCCCTCCTGTCGAGCGGACTGTTCGGCACCGACCAGACCGGCCGCTTCATCCTGCCGGTGCTCACCCACCTGCTCCCGTGGGCCGGGCCGGAGGCGCTCCAGGGCCTCCACGCCGCCCTGCGCAAGCTCGCGCACCTCGTCGAGTACGGGATCCTCGCGGTGCTGTGGCTGCGCGCGCTCCCGCCCGGTCGCTCGGCGGGGATGGCCGCCCTGTGGGCGGTCGGGCTGTCGGCGCTCTATGCCGTGGTCGACGAACTGCACCAGGGCCTCGCCCCCGACCGAAGCCCGTCGGCCCTCGACGTCGCCATCGACACGGTCGGCGCGTTTCTCGCGGTCGCCCTGGTCCAGGGACGCGGGCCGGTCGGCACCGCCGGCCTCCGCCTCGTCCGCCGGGGGGCGGGCCTGGTCGCGGTGGCCAGCCTGACGCTGGCGGCCCTCGAGTGGAGCCTCGGCCTGTCGGCCTGGGACCTCGTGCTGGGCGGGCTCGGGGCCGCCGCCGGCGCGCGAGGGCTCCGGGGCCTGGAGGTGCGCTGGCGCGAGTCGCCCTGA
- a CDS encoding ABC transporter permease, translating to MNHSGAETLQLPRIPAFRHSETWTLARRLIRRRTALFGLVVIAAVLGAALLAPLLAPFDHLEQDITQRLKPPGGTDDRGRLHVLGTDHLGRDILSRVLFGARIALLVAFAAVAISGVLGLLIGLLTGYFGGRVDDAFMRLADIQLAFPFILLAIAVIGVLGPSLRNIIIVVGVSGWVVYARIVRGEVLSLREREFVQAAIAMGSANARIIARHIVPNAFTPWLVIATLDMARVIVLESALSFLGLGVQPPTPTWGGMLADGRVYLSTAWWLATFPGLAILLTVLGINLLGDGLRDTFDPRLKV from the coding sequence ATGAATCACAGCGGCGCCGAGACGCTGCAGCTCCCCCGGATCCCCGCCTTTCGGCACAGCGAGACCTGGACACTGGCGCGCCGGTTGATCCGGCGGCGGACGGCGCTCTTCGGGCTCGTGGTCATCGCCGCGGTCCTGGGCGCGGCGCTGCTCGCCCCGCTGCTCGCCCCCTTCGATCATCTGGAGCAGGACATCACCCAGCGGCTCAAGCCGCCCGGCGGGACCGACGATCGGGGCCGCCTCCACGTCCTCGGCACCGACCACCTGGGGCGGGACATCCTCTCGCGCGTTCTCTTCGGCGCGCGGATCGCGCTCCTGGTGGCCTTCGCGGCCGTCGCCATCTCGGGTGTCCTGGGTCTCCTGATCGGGCTCCTGACGGGATACTTCGGGGGGCGCGTGGACGACGCCTTCATGCGGCTCGCCGACATCCAGCTCGCCTTTCCGTTCATCCTCCTGGCCATCGCGGTCATCGGGGTCCTGGGGCCCAGCCTGCGCAACATCATCATCGTGGTCGGCGTGTCGGGCTGGGTGGTGTATGCCCGGATCGTCCGGGGGGAGGTGCTCTCGCTGCGAGAGCGGGAGTTCGTCCAGGCGGCCATCGCCATGGGCAGCGCCAACGCGCGGATCATCGCCCGCCACATCGTCCCCAACGCCTTCACGCCCTGGCTCGTCATCGCGACCCTCGACATGGCCCGGGTGATCGTCCTCGAGTCCGCCCTCTCCTTTCTCGGCCTCGGCGTCCAGCCGCCGACCCCGACCTGGGGCGGCATGCTCGCTGACGGACGCGTGTACCTGTCCACGGCCTGGTGGCTGGCGACCTTCCCGGGCCTGGCCATCCTCTTGACCGTGCTCGGGATCAACCTGCTCGGCGACGGGTTGCGGGATACGTTCGACCCGCGGCTCAAGGTGTAG
- the nikB gene encoding nickel ABC transporter permease, with amino-acid sequence MKTYLLRRLAQSLIVLLGISVVVFIILHLTGDPTVLLLPPDASAEEIAKFRRAMGFDDPLYLQYWRFLRGAVRGDFGNSLRHEEPALALVWQRMPATIELTTVALGVALVLAIPAGIVSAVFRNTSVDYVSTVVALVGQAMPTFWLGIMLILVFSVGLHLLPSSGRGGFTHLILPALTLGLFTTARIMRLTRSGMLEVLGQDYVRTARAKGVGERRVVWKHALKNAGIPVVTIVGLELGTLLGGAVITETIFAWPGVGRLSVQAIYNRDYPVVQAAVFVLASIFVLVNLIVDVLYTYLDPRIRIR; translated from the coding sequence GTGAAGACATACCTCCTACGCCGCCTCGCCCAGTCCCTGATCGTGCTGCTAGGGATCTCCGTGGTCGTCTTCATCATTCTCCACCTCACCGGCGACCCCACGGTGCTGCTCCTGCCCCCGGACGCCTCGGCGGAGGAGATCGCCAAGTTCCGCCGCGCGATGGGGTTCGACGACCCGCTGTACCTCCAGTACTGGCGCTTCCTGCGCGGCGCGGTCCGGGGGGACTTCGGGAACTCGCTCCGTCACGAGGAGCCGGCATTGGCCCTGGTCTGGCAGCGGATGCCGGCGACCATCGAGCTCACCACGGTCGCCCTCGGGGTGGCTCTGGTCCTCGCGATCCCGGCCGGGATCGTCTCGGCCGTCTTCCGGAACACCTCCGTCGACTACGTGAGCACCGTGGTGGCGCTCGTCGGGCAGGCGATGCCCACCTTCTGGCTCGGGATCATGCTGATCCTCGTCTTCTCGGTCGGGCTCCATCTCCTGCCGTCCTCGGGCCGCGGCGGGTTCACGCACCTGATCCTGCCCGCCCTCACGCTCGGCCTCTTCACGACGGCGCGGATCATGCGGCTCACCCGGTCGGGGATGCTGGAGGTGCTGGGGCAGGACTACGTCCGGACGGCGCGCGCCAAGGGAGTCGGCGAGCGGCGTGTGGTCTGGAAGCACGCGCTCAAGAACGCCGGGATCCCGGTAGTCACGATCGTGGGCCTGGAGCTCGGCACGCTGCTGGGCGGGGCGGTGATCACCGAGACGATCTTCGCCTGGCCCGGGGTGGGTCGCCTGTCAGTCCAGGCGATCTACAACCGGGACTATCCGGTCGTCCAGGCGGCCGTGTTCGTCCTCGCCTCGATCTTCGTCCTCGTCAACCTGATCGTCGACGTCCTCTACACCTACCTCGACCCTCGGATCCGCATCCGCTGA